In Glandiceps talaboti chromosome 14, keGlaTala1.1, whole genome shotgun sequence, a single genomic region encodes these proteins:
- the LOC144445934 gene encoding cytochrome c oxidase subunit 6C-1-like: MSLVRPQMRGLLKSKIKRDIVIGTVLAFIGAGIVKYGMAEPRKRAYADFYKDYDDQKAFEAMKEAGVFHSARPEGEVAEED, from the exons ATGTCACTTGTGAGGCCTCAGATGCGTGGTTTGCTGAAAAGCAAAATCAAGCGTGATATTGTAATTGGAACAGTACTGGCATTTATTGGGGCAGGAATAGTAAAATATGGAA TGGCTGAACCAAGGAAGAGGGCATATGCTGATTTCTACAAAGATTATGATGACCAGAAAGCATTTGAAGCAATGAAAGAAGCTGGAGTTTTCCATTCAGCTAGACCAGAAGGAGAAGTAGCAGAAGAAGACTAG